A portion of the Thermoplasmata archaeon genome contains these proteins:
- a CDS encoding FAD-dependent oxidoreductase gives MAVAGMPLGGAPPRQAVTERFDVMVLGGGLFGSSLAYYLVREAGLRTLLVDLAPDPERPSATATSAGILSVQGWDPWDLALVEESAEEYGRISEEEGEPGLHRNGGLRVARTDEGVRWLERVRRVLGEQHVESIAVNAARARELLPWADLDDVRQGLFTPDDSVVCTTGLQAAFRRAAARAGADVRQLSQPAAMEARDGGTWALGEPVSVEAERAVVACGASTQRMLSAIGHPLPLVPFRAQAVRLRPQPLREAFPTLHDLDLNLYLRPEPLGRWLAGDGTGTRPEDPGVWRASADPEFVRRMTRSVTELHDGVGSVRVEAAWSGLCVASPDRFPLVGRVPQAPGLHVASGFNGLGTMRSAALARRMADALRTGGWERLRPADPARFAGPIAPFDPRPQFPLEAGPDVPLPEDAGPRARGPSWPAGPPRAEEPSRVLRRIEEVDGLRWSSLSDWFDPFLGLFARDAIRTGGRAEVVEEDGLVRGLLLVGSSEGIGSGFTRERRIAQRYLEPTESAGVYLELPWRPGGRIVEVFAADLRDWQPTQPPHHPVRIAGRDDLPRIGTLMRAELGRGVDPWLATLPRPEETAFICESQGSIVGVSWLSRVGRFARGHSFVVHPRYRGLGIGTDLLNARMLWLSQTGGRSVVSEIYDRNLASRTAAERAGMALVGRMYHFQSRRPDPRRARFEAPHTGGRPSPSSP, from the coding sequence ATGGCCGTCGCGGGAATGCCCCTCGGGGGCGCGCCGCCTCGGCAGGCCGTGACCGAGCGCTTCGACGTGATGGTCCTCGGCGGAGGGCTGTTCGGCTCGAGCCTGGCGTACTACCTGGTGCGGGAGGCGGGGCTACGCACGCTGCTGGTCGACCTCGCGCCGGATCCGGAGCGGCCCAGCGCCACCGCCACCAGCGCCGGCATCCTTTCGGTCCAAGGCTGGGATCCCTGGGACCTGGCCCTGGTGGAAGAGTCGGCGGAGGAGTACGGTCGGATCTCCGAGGAGGAGGGCGAGCCCGGCCTGCATCGCAACGGCGGCCTCCGGGTCGCGCGGACGGACGAGGGGGTCCGGTGGCTCGAGCGGGTCCGGCGGGTGCTGGGGGAGCAGCACGTCGAGTCGATCGCCGTCAACGCCGCGCGGGCCCGCGAGCTCCTGCCCTGGGCCGATCTCGACGACGTTCGGCAGGGGTTGTTCACCCCCGACGACTCGGTGGTCTGCACGACCGGGCTGCAGGCGGCCTTCCGTCGCGCCGCCGCGCGCGCCGGGGCCGACGTGCGACAGCTCTCCCAGCCGGCAGCGATGGAGGCCCGCGACGGCGGCACCTGGGCTCTCGGCGAGCCGGTGTCGGTCGAGGCCGAGCGCGCGGTCGTGGCCTGCGGCGCGAGCACGCAGCGGATGCTGTCGGCGATCGGTCATCCGCTGCCCCTGGTTCCGTTCCGGGCCCAGGCGGTCCGCCTGCGGCCGCAGCCGCTACGGGAGGCGTTCCCGACGCTGCACGATCTGGACCTGAACCTCTACCTCCGTCCGGAGCCGTTGGGCCGGTGGCTCGCGGGCGACGGGACCGGCACCCGGCCGGAGGATCCGGGCGTCTGGCGTGCCTCGGCCGATCCCGAGTTCGTCCGGCGGATGACGCGGTCGGTCACTGAGCTTCACGACGGCGTCGGCTCCGTTCGGGTGGAGGCGGCCTGGAGCGGCCTGTGCGTCGCTTCGCCCGACCGCTTTCCGCTCGTGGGACGCGTGCCGCAGGCGCCGGGGCTCCACGTCGCGAGCGGATTCAACGGTCTCGGGACGATGCGCTCGGCCGCTCTCGCGCGTCGAATGGCGGACGCGCTGCGCACCGGCGGCTGGGAGCGGCTCCGCCCCGCGGATCCCGCCCGCTTCGCCGGGCCGATCGCGCCGTTCGACCCCCGACCGCAGTTCCCGCTCGAGGCCGGTCCCGACGTCCCCCTTCCCGAGGATGCGGGGCCCCGGGCCCGCGGGCCGTCGTGGCCTGCGGGCCCTCCTCGCGCTGAGGAACCCTCACGCGTCCTCCGACGGATCGAGGAGGTCGATGGGCTGCGCTGGTCCTCGCTCTCCGACTGGTTCGACCCGTTCCTCGGCCTGTTCGCACGGGACGCGATCCGCACCGGGGGGCGAGCGGAGGTCGTGGAGGAGGACGGGCTCGTCCGGGGACTACTCCTCGTCGGCTCGAGCGAGGGCATTGGGTCGGGCTTCACCCGGGAGCGACGGATTGCCCAGCGGTACCTCGAGCCGACGGAGTCGGCCGGGGTCTATCTCGAACTTCCGTGGCGTCCGGGCGGCCGGATCGTCGAGGTGTTCGCCGCGGACCTGCGGGACTGGCAGCCGACCCAGCCGCCCCACCATCCGGTGCGCATCGCCGGACGGGATGACCTCCCACGGATCGGGACGCTCATGCGCGCCGAGCTCGGGCGCGGCGTCGATCCGTGGCTCGCCACCCTGCCGCGCCCGGAAGAGACCGCCTTCATCTGCGAGAGCCAGGGCAGCATCGTCGGCGTCAGCTGGCTGTCCCGAGTGGGCCGGTTCGCGCGCGGCCACTCGTTCGTCGTCCATCCCCGATATCGGGGGCTCGGCATCGGCACGGACCTGCTGAACGCTCGCATGCTCTGGCTCTCCCAAACGGGCGGCCGGTCCGTCGTCAGCGAGATCTACGACCGGAACCTCGCGTCGCGGACCGCCGCGGAGCGCGCGGGGATGGCCCTCGTCGGGCGGATGTACCACTTCCAGAGCCGTCGACCCGACCCCCGACGCGCTAGGTTCGAGGCGCCCCACACCGGGGGCAGACCGTCGCCGTCGAGTCCATGA